AGTAACCTGGTCCATTGGTTCAAACGGAGAAACTCCGGACTTGGTTCCGACTTGGCCAGTTTTCCCTCGCATTCCTTTTCTGTTGCACGACCCAGTCAAGGGTATCGTGGTGCACTTGGTCGCTGAGTACTCTTAGTCTTCTCTGGTCTCTAGTGGTTCTCCGCCttcccttgtttgtttgtttccatggcCTTGACAGTTTTGAAGATTACTGTGCAGGCATTTTGTAAAATGTCCCTCAATCTGGGTGTGTTGGAGACTTTTCTCATGGTTTAGACTGCAATTATGGGCCTTGGGGGAGGTGAAGCGCCCTTCTCATCACCTCTCATAAGGGGTACGTGGTGCCCTCATGACGTATCACTGGCCATGTGAACGTTGATGGCTGGTTAAGGTGGTGTCTGCCGGGTCTCTCCACTGCCCAGTTGCTCTAGTCCCTGTTTCAGAGTCCCAAGACAGCTCGCTCCCAGGGGAAGGGGAATTCATCCCTGCCTCCTACAGGGTCTCCCGACTCTTGTCGGCTGTGCTTACCTCCCTTCCCAAATCTTCCTCCTTCAGGAAGCAGACAGAAGGGGCTCCTGCTGTCCCACCTGCCAGGTCCCTTCCCTGCTGTGCTTTCACTCGGTGCTGCTGATGCTCATCATATTCTAACTCCAAGACAGGTCCTTGCTGCGGTCAGGCCACGAATGcattcctccttcccccctcccactACCTGAATTCCGGGATTCAAGAGGCGGGACTAACCCAGAGACCCAAAAACCAGAGAGActctgaatatatttatatatgtgcacTTACAACTTTTGTTCCTGTTACATGCGCTTGCTGACAATGTGCTTCGTCTGCTCGGTTTCTGAGTTTCTGGACTCAGCGCTTTGAGAAGAATTCCATTTGCTCAGGTTAACTGTGGCTACAGAGGAGTTTCTCTATCGCCATCTAGTGGCAATATGGGCACACTTCTGGGACACATGGAAAAGGCCGCCTGTGTGTAGGAATGCAGAATGGTCTGAGCCGTCTATACGTCAGATGTTAGGGTCGGAGCTGTACTTAGTCCTGCAActtggcggggggtgggggggggggcggaggaggGTACTTTTTGGGTGAAAGTTTCAGACCCGTGTCTTTGAAATTGAAGTCTTGCTgctacttccttctttctcctttacttggGTTTTAATGCCTGGGCTAGCCTTCTCCCGTCCTCTCcaactctttcccctcccctccagccgCACGGCCGACTCCCCTCTGAGATACTTGCGGCTGCCCGCACTTCTCTCCATTTTATCAGCACGGCCACAAGGGATCCGACTTGTCGGAGAACTCCATGGCAGGTggccttcctcccctttctcgtCCAAgtcctttttctcctcatttccGCAGGGTTGTTTCTGGCCTGGTTTGAACACGGTATgggttttctattttctgtgtagGAACACGATCTTAGCAGCTGAAAAGGACACACATTTACTGtgtcacagtttctgtgggtcaggacgTTGGGAACAGCCCACATGGGCCCTCTCTACAGGGTCCCACAAGCTGGGGTGGCGATGTTGGCTGGGCCTACTTTCTCTGGAACGCAGGGTCCTCTTTCCAGCTCACTGCTGTTGGTGGAACTCTGCTCCTTACAGTTGTTGGACCGAGGCCGACTGGGGGCCAATCTCAGCATCTAGAGGTTTTCTGCAGTTTCTCACCCTGTGGCCACTGGACTCTTCAGGGCCGCAGGAGGGCCCAGACTCTCTCCCAGATCCAGTCAGGCCCATCCAGGGAGGCCTCCTTTCTGATGAACTCCAACTTGGATGATTTGGGATCTTCATGACATCTGCGAAAATCCTTCCGCTTTGCTGTATAGTGTAAACACAGGAGTGCCACCCCATTCTAGTGCCAGTCCCATTGCGGCTCAAGGGTTGTTCAGGGTAAGGGTCTTGGGGCATCTTAGAATCTGTCTACCACAAACACACCTGTGTTGGGCTGGTCCCAGGAAAGTTTGACTCTGGACAATAATGAAGGACTGTCGCTATATTTCTTGATAACTGTGCTAGTCCATTTTTTCACTTCCTTGAACTCATCTTCttcctcatctctttcctctAAGAGCTTGATGCAAAATATATGCTGAGTCAAGTGAACGAGGACAGCTGGTCATCAAGGGCAGGTGACTTTAAAGACCCTGATTAACAAGAACGGCTTCTCTACTtgacctatatatttttattatttggcaATTAAATACAATGTCTTGGCTCTCTGATTGTTTTCTTCCCCCCCaaattcccccttttctctctttgatAATGAAATACATTTTGAATTTCTGCGACGATTCAGCTTGTATGCTTATATGTTTGaagttcttttaataaaaataaaaggtctttTTTCTATACATACGCACTCCCACCTGGCAGAGTCGAGAAGCTGGGAAGGTTTTGATTTGGCCTTTCTGGTTGAGAGGTCTTGTCTTACTGTGTGCTGGTGTCTAGATGTCAACCTGTGACCTTGAGAAGGAAAGCCGGAGCCTGTGCTACGGCCTCATCCCTGTGTCTCGGCTTAGTGTTCACTCAGGTGGATGCAAATACAGAGGGGACCGTGACTCCTGGGCTCTCTGTTTCTGGTCACAGCTGTTTAGTTTCTGTTTGAGGACAAGCTACGGAAGGGAAGGTCAAATCGAGACTTTGTGAAGTCATCCTCGGGGGTTCTGACGCTCAGCCAGACCTTTATCAGCATGGATGCAGGGACTCCTTCCCCAGCCACCCAGGTGGCCATCCTAGGACTGCTGATGGCGGTGGCAGGGGCTGAGTTTCTCATCGGCCTGGTTGGCAATGGAGTCCTCATGGTCTGGAGTCTTGGAGAATGGGTCAGAAAATGCAAGGGGTCTTCATACCAGCTCATCGTCCTGGGCCTGGCCAGCTGCCGGTTCCTCCTGCAGTGCCTGATCATGGTGGACCTAATCCTGTTTCCATTCTTCGAGAGCAGCTGCTGGCTTCGCTCTCTCAATCTCTTCTGGGTGGTGGTGAGCCAGGTCAGCCTGTGGCTCGCCACTTTCCTTAGTGTCTTCTACTGCAAGAAGATCGTGACCTTTGAGCACCCTGCCTACCTGTGGCTGAAGCAGAGGGCCTATTGTCTGAGTGGCTGGTGCCTGCTGGGGTCCCTCGTGATCAATGTGTTACTTGGATCCCACGTTGGTTTAAGGCCCTCCAGTCCTTTCCACGGCAACAGCAGCGTGCTGTACGCCCTCTCGACCTGGCACTATCTGACGATCCTGCAGCTCAATGCAGGGAGCGGGCTGCCCTTCGCGCTGTTCCTTATCTCCTCCGGGATGCTGATGGTCTCCCTGTACAGACACCACCGCAGGATGAGGGTCCACATGGCGGGCAGGAATGATGCCCAGGCCAAGGCGCACATCACCGTCCTCAAGTCCTTGGTCTGCTTCCTCATACTTTACATGGTTTACATTGTGGCCAGCCCCTGCTCCATCAAATCCAAGTCTTTTCCCGCTGACCTCACCACTGTCTTCATCTCGGAGACCCTCATGGCTGCCTACCCTTCTCTTCACTCTGTCATATTGGTCATGGGGAACCCTAGGGTGAGGCAGGCTTGTCAGAGAGTCCTGTGGAAGGCAGTGCGTGCCTGGAGGTCCTGAGGCCTGTGAGCTGGGCAGTGAGGAGTGCCTAGGATACTCTTTTGAGATCCTCTTTTTGGTAGCTCTCTATAAGGGGTTTGCCTTACAcgtcttttaagttttttcttctttcatacaCATGGGCAGCAGGAAACACAGAATCAAAATTGATGCTGTCTCTCTTTGGGCAATGCAAAGCATGTTATtcgaatatattttagaaatcaacGCTGGGGCTTTATGTTTGGTAAAATGGGTGTTAATGTTCTGTTTATGtatcataaataatttatttcttttaaaattacatatataagtTACATCGTTCCTGCTCTAAGAAACAGAGATTAGGAACAGTTAATACAGTGATTgttaatttttatgaactttcaCCTGTCCATTCATGTTAGTCATTTTagattagccttttttttttaaagaaaagatgtattgaataattttcctatttctttaagGTGGTAGGTCTAGTTATGtaactaaaatacaaaacaaaacatgttgtATTTCTGGAAGTTTCTTTGTGCCCTAAAAGTCCATCGGCTGCCATGATCTGTATCAGGCTTCCAAGCCCAGGCCTGGCGTGGGGCAAGACGGGAGCGCAGGGCACTTGTTTCTGCTTTCAGTAAAGAACGTGCTGGTTGCAGAGGTCAGGCGCCCTCCTCTTCGGTCATGTAGCCCTCCCGGCTGGCCCCTCCGGCCTCTCGCAGCCTGAAGTCAGCTGCAGCGTGCCGAGTCTCTGAGCTGGATGGATATCCTCCAGTGTGCCGTCCACAGCAGCAGGGGctgtgtctgttttgttctctCCCAGGTTCCTGGTGCCCAGATCACTATCGAGCCCATAGTATGCACTAACTAAGTAGTTGCTAAATGATTGATATGCTGTGCTAGTTTTACaactcctctgtctctctgatgCTGTAGAGAGATGGAGGCCCAGAGGGGGCACAGGGAGCCGATGGCAGTACCGGGACCGGAACTTGGTTTCCTGACTCCCGGTCCAACGGCTCTTTCCTTGGCATCCCGCCACCTTCCTGGGACCTACCCTGGCCTCTCCCTCCTCTGactcctgtccctcttcctgtgcACTTTCTTagcctgaattctttttttttttttgtatttttctgaagctggaaacggggagagacagtcagacagactccctcatgcgcccgaccgggatccacctggcacgcccaccaggggcgacactctgcccaccagggggcgatgctctgcccctccggggcatc
The DNA window shown above is from Saccopteryx bilineata isolate mSacBil1 chromosome 2, mSacBil1_pri_phased_curated, whole genome shotgun sequence and carries:
- the TAS2R5 gene encoding taste receptor type 2 member 5 — protein: MDAGTPSPATQVAILGLLMAVAGAEFLIGLVGNGVLMVWSLGEWVRKCKGSSYQLIVLGLASCRFLLQCLIMVDLILFPFFESSCWLRSLNLFWVVVSQVSLWLATFLSVFYCKKIVTFEHPAYLWLKQRAYCLSGWCLLGSLVINVLLGSHVGLRPSSPFHGNSSVLYALSTWHYLTILQLNAGSGLPFALFLISSGMLMVSLYRHHRRMRVHMAGRNDAQAKAHITVLKSLVCFLILYMVYIVASPCSIKSKSFPADLTTVFISETLMAAYPSLHSVILVMGNPRVRQACQRVLWKAVRAWRS